TAGGTCATGTAACTAgtctgttacatgcaatatgctttgtggactaaaacggacagaggttgctatccggttttgtgataaaacaaaggtgtggatgaatttattctgcaactgtgtcttcttattgtctcggctttaggcctatgtatcacggtgtcaaggcatatgaactaacaggttatagagcaaacaacgcaattatcacaacacataggttgtaatatggcttttttgattggcttccccagtgattttacccacgcaccgctactgctcACGCGTATCAATCTAATGATCGAAtaactcgcacacacacacagagagagagacaccaaatTTCACCCTGGCAATTTCAGACTAGGCATACACTCTTCTAACGGCAGACTAGGCATACACTCCGTTAGAAGAGTGTATGCCTAGTCTGAAATGGCCAGGGGGAAACTTGGTGTGTAGATTTTTGAGTGCCAAGAAAGTTTGTCGTTTTCTATTCTAGCTCCTCTACCTTTCCTAGCTCCCTTTTGCTTAGCCATTAGTGTTGTTGATATTAAAATCTAGTGTATTGATATGTTCAACACTATTTGGATTGGGATATTGTAAATTgctatgatttatttatttgtgAATGATGTATGCAAGGTGGCtgactgtatataaaaaaaacaattttatgtCAGTTGTTCTCAATGAAATGACTCTACAATTGTTGTGGCAATGGGCACTTCAAATAGAGATCAAATAAAAGTGTACACAGTTTAGCACATCAAAGTGCATTCTGGTGTTTATTGAGACAGAATGGCCAGTATTGGGATGTGCTTGATTATCACATGGTACCCTAGATGATAACTACACCAAATGTCCCACAGAACAAGGAGACCCATTGGAAAAGTTTTATAGACCCATCATAGATTTCGTATAAAACCTCCCTGGGTCGTCCTCAGCTCTCTCTGGCCCTCTCCCCCCATATCCCTGGGGCAGGGAGCTGGCTTGTTGTAGTGGCGCCCCCTGGTGGCCGCTGGCGGGGGTCGGGCAACCTCCCTGAGTCAGCCTCTGCCCTCTCCATATCCCTGGGGAAGGGAGCTGGCTGTGGAGCAAGACTCTAGACAGAGTCTCTGGGTTAGAGCATTAACATCACCTGTAAATGCACACTGGACAGGTGTAAAGAACACGTGTAAAAATGACCATAGCAAGCTTTCTAATGACCTGTAAATGCACACTGGACAGGTGTAAAGAACACGTGTAAAAATGACCATAGCAAGCATTCTAATCACCTGTAAATGCACACCATAGCAAGCATTCTAATCACCTGTAAATGCACACTGGACAAGTGTAAAGAACACGTGTAAAAATGACGATAACAAGCATTCAAATCACCTGTAAATGCACACTGGACAGGTGAAAAATAAcacatgaaaaaaatatataccttTGACACTTGAAAAAAGCAGTTgattgccaaccgccatataaaatccacagaagaaaaAGAAGATGAAGATGATTATTAAGATTGAAGGAGGAGGGATTAatagaaactaactaggtttccccaCTACTTTGTtcatatagttggttcagagttagttttgatatttcaacctgcttTTCCTGATCGCGTCttgtgtggatggacaaaatcaacatacgCGCGTGCCTGGTCTagtcaacatgtcagaggcaCTATAGTAAGTGTTAGGGGGAAACCACAGAAAGATAAGTACTGTAAGGTTTGGTTTGGTTGTTAACTGGAAATGGTACACACGCTATTTTCGGGTTTGCTGTCATCTTTACTGTATGACTGTGTATTTCTATATGCTTTACAACATCATATATCCAGATGATTGTTTATTTATATATGGTCTACAACATCATATATCCAGATCGTTCATTTTCAGGGGTAAACAAATACAACTTAAATCGTATTTCTTCTCAGCTTTTTGTCTGTAACTTCTTCTCAATGTGTAATTCCTTGCAAAATAGACTGTCTCAGACTCCCGACCTaattaaaggttaaataaataaatccacttgggagccaggcccacccacagacagaaatactcctcagtttcatcagctgtccgggtggtgggtctcagacgatcccgcaggtgaagaagccggatgtggaggtcctggggccTCATGTATCAATCTTGCGTACGCACGAAAACACGGCGTACGCCAGCTTTCACGTTCACGGTCAGATGTACTAACAGTGAAATTAACGTAAGAATGTGCGTTCTTCCACGTAAACTTCAGGCCTGGCGTACGTACATTTTTGTGATGTTTGTCCGTTGGCGACTCATAGAGGCAATAAAGTGAAGTGGCAAACATTACACTACGAACTGTTCTATCGCACCTGCCAGATATTGCTTATAATTTGTAATTGATAAATGATTTGCCATATTATTGTCACAAGAGTCTTATTAGAATATTCTATTAATTATGCAATTAAGTAAGAACATATATAAAGGATGTGAAAATTGATACAACCCGTCTAGCAATGGCAGCTTTGGCTTTATTAGAAGACATTTTCAATGGACAAATCCGGAGAGAACGAGTTTTTAGGGACCACGGTGATTTTCTGGCCCACGACGATGACTGGCTCATCAGCCGTTTCAGATTTCCAAGGGCTATACTCTTGGAGCTCTGCGCTGAGTTGGGTCCGAATTtggaaagagagacagtgaggagccACGCATTACCCGTTCCTTTACAGGTGCTTACTACACTTGGTTTCCTAGCAACCGGTTCTTTCCAAAGAGAACTGGCAGACCGCTCAGGAATAAGCCAGTCGTGTTTGAGCCGTGCAATGCCACCTGTATGGGACGGCATCATCCGCTTGTCTACCAGGTATATAACGTTCCCATACGATGCAGGTGACCAGCCAAACATCAAAGCGCAATTTGCAGCGATAGCCGGTTTTCCTAATGTAATCGGAGCGATCGACTGCACACATATTGCTATAAAGGCGCCATCTGAAGACGAATTTGCATATGTGAATCGGAAACATTTCcattcaataaatgtgcagattATATGTGATGCACAAATGCGCCTAACAAATATTGTGGCAAGGTGGCCTGGGTCAACCCATGATTCATATATCCTTACAAACAGCATGGTTGGGATGAGACTCCAAGCTGGCAGGGTGCGCGATGGGTGGCTACTTGGTAAGTTATGCATTTAAATGTATGGTTCTatctaaaagtaaaatgtttGTGTCTGTAATTATTATTACTGCCCATCAGGAGACAGTGGTTATCCACTAAAGACGTGGCTGTTAACCCCCCTCACCAACCCACAAACTGACCGAGAGCGCAGATACAATGATGCCCATTCCCGCACTCGGTCAGTTGTGGAGCGGGCGATTGGGCAGCTGAAATGTCGGTGGCGCTGCCTTGACAGGACCGGGGGGATGCTGTTATACCGCCCTGACAAGGTTTGCCGCATCATACTGGCCTGTGGAGTGCTGCACAATGTCGCGCACAGGCATGGCATACCCCTTGGTGAGGTGGGGGCACCGCCAGAGGACCCTGACCCAGGACCAGTATATGTGCAGCACAATCAACAAGCCATTCAGGCCCGTCAACGTGTAATTGCGACAATATAAATGGTACTCAGACAAAGTTTATTTTTTGACCAATTCTTTTAATGAATGGCTTATTTCTGTGAGTGCGTCAGTGACATTTTTAAGGTGACTGTTCATTTCTTCAATGGCCCTAACAATTTGTTGTTGTGACTCCAGAACAGCATGCGTCAAGACACGGTCAGATGGACGGGCTTCAGCACTGGGGGGAACATTAGAGACACGGGAGACGCTGGACTGAATGGGCTCTGGCTGCTCAGGTGGTGCGGACTCTGAGTGCGTGCCAGTGGACGTTCCTGCGGTTCCTAAGTCCAATTAAACACAGGCACATCTTAACAGTAATTTGAGTCTGTTCCTTATTAATGGGTACACGCATTTGCAATAAAAGCAGTGGATACGTGAAATCTCTGGTGTACCTTTTGCTATATTGCATGCATTTTAAAATTAAACGGTGGCTGGCTATGTATATCAAAGTTAAGGAAATAAATCTGAGTCACCTTGCTGGCAGTCCTGTAGTATATCCGAGTCTCCTACATCAGCGGATACGATTCCAGAGATTAACGTGTCTCCTACAATAGAGGCAACTCTCTGATCAAAGGGTGCAAGTTCATCGGTCCCTGTACCACCGCCTGTTCTGCCCACACTTTGTCGGTGCGCAGCAGTTCTCCGCTTAACTTCCACCTTTATGTCTGACCATTTCTTCTTCAGTTCATTTACGGTGCGACTCTCAGATCCCACCGCGTTGACGGCATCAGACAAACTCGCCcactctttttctttcttttgttattaattccagaggacagatttccaaataaaatattttttcttgtttctaCCTCTGATAGTAGCACCTCTAATTCGTTTTCAGTTAAATTTCGTTTCTTGCTTGCTTTAGCCATGTTCTTGCAGGTTTCTTTTGCCAAATTGGACTAATTACCATatttaaattgatttaattgagggaggagacagggtgtggtgtggtgctcgTGCATGTGCGCTCAATTTCGCGTTGATTGGGATGTACAAAGAGAATGTATGTGGAATGCTGCGTATGCAGAGATTTTTTTGGTGCGTACGCACATTTATGGCTTTGTCCATACGCAATGTTTTAGTATGAATTCaacgcaagtctttgtacatgaggcccctgggctggcgtggttacacatggtctacggttgtgaggccgattggatgtactgccaaattctctaaaattacgTTGGAGGCGGGTCATGGTAGAGAAatcaacattaaattctctggcaaccgctctggtggacattcctgcagtcagcatgccaatttcacgctccctcaaaatttgggacatctgtggcattgtgttgtgtgacaaaactgcacattttagtggccttttattgtccccagcacaaggtgcacctgtgtaattatcatgctgtttaatcctcTTCTTGCTatcccacacctgtcaggtggatggattatcttggcaaaggagaaatgctcactaacaggtatgtaaacaaatgtgtacacacaatttgagagaaataagcttcttGTGTGTAAAGAAAAcctctgggatcttttatttctgcacatgaaacatgggaccaacactttacatgttgcgttacatttttgttcagtatatttacatTTCCTATAGTCCCAGTTAAACTAAATGGAAAATAATGTAAAGGCAATCTTACCATGTTGAAACAGGGGTCCAGTCAGAGACTCTTACCATGTTGAAACAGGGGTCCAGTCAGAGACTCTTACCATGTTGAAACAGGGGTCCAGTCAGAGACTCTTACCATTTTGAAACGGGTCCAGTCTGATTttccaggtttccatccaactattTCATGAGGATGAATTACCCGATGCATGGCTGGCTGCAACcttgtctcagagcatttcgtattattatgAACGTAAATCCGAGATacaccatttagtatgatatgttatggtATGTTTCTTATGGTATGTTACGAATGTgctaaatgtacagtatgttacaaatgtgcaaaatgtacaatatgttaccaatagctagctggctaatgttagctaggctaggggtttgggttaagggttaaggttatggttagctaaaagggttaaggttagggttagctaacatgctaagtatttGAAAAGTAGCTCAAAAGTAGTAAGCTAATTATCTAAAAtcctaaagttgtccgtgatgagattccaactcacaacctttgggttgtttGACGTAGTCGTTATTCACACATGCATCCACCCTGACCaaataaccatctgtcttatgtaaccatcccaaacgtgacatatcatactaatttgagtgttcctggatttacgtttactatgctACGTCTAgtttatgagaccaggctgatgaAAAAAGTCACAACCGGGCTGATCTGGAAACAGAATATGCTGGGGTGGTGAAATAACTCCATCCAGCGTTACAAACTCTAATTTTAAAGAGCCCTCCGTAAACTACGCCCCAGTGGGCAGAGCATGTTGCCCTGTAGGTCTGTCCGGGACTGATTTCTTCATTCTGCTCGGGCCGCTCCCGCCTGCACCCGCAGCTTTTCATACCGCTCCTGTCCGCATCCGCAGCCTTTCAGAGGCGGGGGCGACAACGGTAGCCAGCTGTAGCTAGTACACACCGGTAGAATGTATTTCGCCCCGCCTGTCGGGCATTGTTTTCCAGCAGTTCTGTTAACAACCGAAGGTGTTAGGCAGAAGGGAGCGCaggacactgtgtgctagcttaGCCAGCTAGTCCTAAGGAGGACTCCAGTACACAGGAGGTGGGGGCCACACCATGTGTCGcccccgcctgctgtgtaccaaAGTAGTTTGCGGTAGGCAGGGGCGACACCGGTAGATGTGTCCACGCCCCCGCCTGTTGGGCACGGTTTTCTCCGGTACACTGCAGGCGGGAGGCAGGGGCTACACCTTGTGCTAATTAGCAAGCTAGCACACGGTGTCGCTAACTAGTAAGCTAACTAGTAAAAACTAAAAAGAACATTaaaaatagaagaaaaaaaagaacagtaacgaggctatatacagggggtaccggtacagagtcaatgtaattgaggtaataagtgactatgcatagataataacctAGCTACTGATGGAACTTCCTCTTCTCCTTTTTATTGTTTCTTCTTAGAAATTAAGTTAAGATCTATAAAATAAAGATTACGTATTTCACACAGAGAAATTATCCCGCTCTAAATATGTTGGatgttatttttttactttagtgtgtgagtgtgtgctgtTAACTTTAATTTGATTAGGAATTGGAAATGTAAATTAGAACTTGAGTTAGAGGAAATGTGAATACTGCCTGTGTAAGAGAGCTTTTGGGGAAAGAAATTGCATGGCGACTGTCTGGGGTTGAGAGGAGAGTAGGTGTGTTGTTGTAACAGGAAATAACACTTCGGTAAGGGGCATCCAGTGTGTCTGCAGTTAGgttgcagtgttgccaactcctcagtaaggaaagtagctattggctgtcctaaaagtcgctaaacgacgtcatcacctaatttgcataattggctttgccttttgagtatgtttttgagttgtcgtgtgtttttttacatcactaagtttggcgtagaaatcaagcttacaatacaggcagtatgcccgtgtatcatctccaataaacggtttcaaccagcctttgaatttagggtttgattcccactcctttctgtatttttttatgtACAGTTGagactgagacatgatgagctagccagctagatgtttagcttatgtcacagagagacacacacacagtggacgaggtgagtaagtgactgaggctgtgtgagtcaaatgcagtgatttattttagacaaagtatattttacatttacatcacgccctgaatgtaagccagggcgggatcagccagcggtggcttcccgcatgcgcgattcatttgcagtctggacgcggaggggtgaacatctcctgcccTGACTGCAgatgggagggactgctgcgtgagtactgggccgcctgtgagtgctttgggacgtgGGTGGGtcccacggcagcacccgctgctcgttgagaagagtaagaacgatacgtgctttcacgtcagagtctccaataacaccagaaaaagtcgctagatttgtcgctagtcgcttttaaaaaaaatgtgtcgctagaggggtctgaatactcgctaaatatagcgacaaagtcgctaagttggcaacactgctcaAGTGTATACTGAGAAAATGTGTGTTGTATACATAGAAAAACAGTGAATGTTGGAAAAGGAACAGTGTTTTCTACCCAGAGAAATAATATGTGCACACTTAAAAGACATCAAATAGAATAAAAAGTGCACTAGCCAAACAATGGGCCATCTGGAACTCTATACTATTGGGAACTTTCTGAGAACGGCTCTTATCTTTGTAGAGATTTTTGCTGACACTCCTACTGGCCCCTGAGTCTAAGATAACAACATACCAGGAAGGAGgggttctctttctctttcatgcTCACtcacgctctctttctttctttgtctctctcagacacacacacaataacatgacAGTCACGCCGCAGTAAATTTCTATTACCAGAAAGGTAAGGATCTTCTTTCAATAATTACAATATATTAGATTTGTTTTAGAGTAACTTCTGAAGTAAATCTTTGTTGTAACCAAATATTTAGTTTCACCTTAATCAGGTGCTACTGATATGGAGGAACAGAAAGTCAAGTGTTCTTGACAATTTTTCAAACTCGAATGGATTTGAAATACATAAGAGTAAAATATATTTGTAACTGTTTTCTAGGTAACGGCAATTGTCTTTAAGTTGGTAAGGTTTAGTATACATTTGGCGTTTTAGACATTTGGAGTTCTGAAGAATACCAAAATATGTTCTCATGAGTTCACTCATGTTCCATAGATTGAGACTTaacagaaagagatggggagCAATTGCTCcaaaaggaggagagaagagagggacacTACCACTTTCTCCAAAAAGAAAAGTTTGTCTTGGCGAAGAAAAAAGGATTACACTGAAGGGAGGATAGGAGAGGGCAACAGTGGAGAAACGCCCTGTCAACAAAGGTGAGACCAATTTCCCTGATATGGTTCAAGTCAGTTTTCCCTTGTGTTGTAGTACTAGGGTGAGGACACACGGGCCagtgttacctctctctctctgtctctcctagtCTCCCCAGCCTacaatccccagtctccccagCCAATAATCCTCAGTTTCTCCAGCCAacaatccccagtctccccagCCTACAATCCCCAGTCTCTCCAGCCAacaatccccagtctccccagCCAACAATCCGCAGTCTCCCCAGCCTACAATCCACAGTCTCCCCAGCCTACAATCCACAGTCTTCCCTCACAGCTGAGGGCGGAAGCTCTCTATGTGCCCCAGTGATCAGCAATAATGAAGTAAGAGGTAACATCAACATCACTCAGAACATCACTCAGAACATCGCTCAGAACAAAGGTAAAAACTTTATAACATCCACTTTCTTTACATAGCTGTGAGAAAAAAGTATCCACCGGCGCATTATTATATTCATACTGTATTCAATCAAGTCACCTTCAGAACTGTAGgagaatataatatattttcattttttgTTCAATTTCTAGATGACTCCTCCCAGGTTGCACAATGCAGTGCCACACCAAAAGGGTAAGGTGTCAAACGTTTTACTTTGAGCGCATgtggtgtttgttgtgtgtgtgtaaattcatagatttttggttgaaccctctctctttccacagTGAGTTGCGTGGTGGTCTGTCCCCAGTGTCCAGAGAGACCCTGAGCACATCGAAGAAAACACACTgccatccactaccaccacaatatgaacatcaagacaaaacaaagTAGACAAAATACAGAATTCATTATAAGCGCATATGCATAATGCTTTATTATTATGCACGACATAGGAGCGTTAATAGGTTATATTGCATTGTGCATTATGCATATGCATGCACATATAATTTATTTTGAAAAGGGTAGTCATAGGAGGAGTTACCATAGGAGGAGTTACCATAGGAGGTGCTAACATAGCCACAGGAGGTGTTACcataggaggtgttaccatagcCACAGGAGGTGTTACCATAGCCAGAGGTGTTGTTACCATAGGTGGTGTTACCATAGCaggtgttaccatagccatagGTGAAGTTACCATAGCCACAGGAGGTATTACCATAGCCACAGGAGGTGTTACCATAGGAGGTGTTACAATAGCCATAGGTGGTGTTACCATaggtgttaccatagccatagcaataggaggtgttaccatagccatagtaggtgttaccatagccatagGTGGTGTTACCATGGAAGGTGTTTCCATAGCCATAGGGGGTGTTGCCAGAGGAGGTGTTGCCAGAGGATGTGTTACCATAGCCATAGGTGGTGTTACCATaggtgttaccatagccatagcaataggaggtgttaccatagccataggtggtgttaccataggaggtgttaccatagACATAGGAGGTGCTACCATAGGTGGTGTTACCATAGCAGGTGTTACCATTGCCATATGTGGTGTTACCATAGCCACTTGAGGTGTTACCATAGCCACAGGAGGTGTTACCATAGCCAGAGGTATTGTTACCATAGGTGGTGTTACCATAGCaggtgttaccatagccatagGTGGAGTTACCATAGCCATAGGAGGTGTTGCCATAGACATAGGTggtgttaccatagccataggaggtgttaccatagccatagGAGGTGTTGCCATAGACATAGGTGGTGTTACCATAGGAGGTGCTACCATAGCCACAGGTGGTGTTACCATAGCCACAGGAGATGATACCATAGCCACAGGAGGTGTTACCATAGCCAAAAGTGTTGTTACCATAGGTGGTGTTACCATAGCATGTGTTAACATAGCCATAGGTGGAGTTACCATAGCcataggaggtgttaccatagccataggaggtgttaccatagGTGGTT
The sequence above is a segment of the Coregonus clupeaformis isolate EN_2021a chromosome 19, ASM2061545v1, whole genome shotgun sequence genome. Coding sequences within it:
- the LOC121551584 gene encoding putative nuclease HARBI1; translation: MAALALLEDIFNGQIRRERVFRDHGDFLAHDDDWLISRFRFPRAILLELCAELGPNLERETVRSHALPVPLQVLTTLGFLATGSFQRELADRSGISQSCLSRAMPPVWDGIIRLSTRYITFPYDAGDQPNIKAQFAAIAGFPNVIGAIDCTHIAIKAPSEDEFAYVNRKHFHSINVQIICDAQMRLTNIVARWPGSTHDSYILTNSMVGMRLQAGRVRDGWLLGDSGYPLKTWLLTPLTNPQTDRERRYNDAHSRTRSVVERAIGQLKCRWRCLDRTGGMLLYRPDKVCRIILACGVLHNVAHRHGIPLGEVGAPPEDPDPGPVYVQHNQQAIQARQRVIATI
- the LOC121551583 gene encoding vacuolar protein sorting-associated protein VTA1 homolog; its protein translation is MGSNCSKRRREERDTTTFSKKKSLSWRRKKDYTEGRIGEGNSGETPCQQSLPSLQSPVSPANNPQFLQPTIPSLPSLQSPVSPANNPQSPQPTIRSLPSLQSTVSPAYNPQSSLTAEGGSSLCAPVISNNEVRGNINITQNITQNIAQNKDDSSQVAQCSATPKG